A region of Meleagris gallopavo isolate NT-WF06-2002-E0010 breed Aviagen turkey brand Nicholas breeding stock chromosome 27, Turkey_5.1, whole genome shotgun sequence DNA encodes the following proteins:
- the RHBG gene encoding ammonium transporter Rh type B, protein MAERAAARLHLSGLCFFLQLLTIVLFATFVRYSPESSNLCSTEPSCSQRDPSPTLGYPRFRDAHLRALLGFGFLLAFLSRYGVGSVAGSLLIVAFTIQWAILAQGLFYFSQNSKIYVSTQSMVSADFCTAAILISAGAVLGRVNPIQMLLMALLEVPLFACNEYVLRSILGVSDSGGSLTIHTFGAYFGLTVSRVLHQPHKDKRKEEQDVGHQPDVFAVVGIICLWIFWPSFASATTTHDSAEPWAVLNLYFSLAASTLATFVLSPILYEKGTLQVAQLQDATLASAAVMGMAGEMLSTPFGALTAGFLASQLSLLSSRFLSPILRSRLKTEDTCGVHNVHGLPGILGTFLGILLTALATADVYGDRLQLVFPLVADGSRTNAEQAQWQLCGLLVTLLLAASGGRLTGLLLRTKVLRSPPEGNESESKVLREMDEDGCDRGGSSEERGNIA, encoded by the exons ATGGCTGAGCGTGCCGCTGCAAGGCTGCACCTCTCTGGGTTGTGcttcttcctccagctcctcaCCATCGTCCTCTTCGCCACCTTTGTCCGGTACAGTCCGGAGAGCTCCAACCTCTGCTCCACGGAGCCAAGCTGCAGCCAGAGAGACCCCAGCCCGACTTTGGGGTATCCCC GGTTCCGGGATGCCCACCTCCGAGCTCTCCTTGGCTTTGGCTTCCTACTGGCCTTCCTCAGCCGTTATGGGGTGGGCAGTGTGGCTGGCAGCCTCCTCATCGTGGCCTTCACCATCCAGTGGGCCATACTGGCCCAGGGGCTCTTTTACTTCTCCCAGAACAGCAAGATTTACGTGAGCACTCAGAG CATGGTCAGTGCCGACTTCTGCACCGCAGCCATCCTCATCTCCGCTGGGGCTGTTCTGGGCAGGGTGAATCCCATCCAGATGCTGTTGATGGCTCTGTTGGAGGTGCCTCTCTTTGCTTGCAATGAATACGTCCTGCGGAGCATTCTGGGG GTAAGCGACAGTGGAGGCTCCTTGACCATCCACACTTTTGGTGCTTATTTTGGCTTGACGGTTTCACGCGTCTTGCACCAGCCCCACAAGGACAAGAGGAAAGAGGAGCAGGACGTGGGGCACCAGCCTGATGTCTTTGCTGTGGTTG GAATCATTTGCTTGTGGATCTTCTGGCCCAGCTTTGCCTCAGCCACCACAACCCACGACAGCGCCGAGCCCTGGGCAGTGCTGAACCTCTACTTCTCTCTGGCAGCGAGCACCCTGGCCACCTTTGTCCTCTCACCTATCCTGTATGAGAAGGGCACACTGCAGGTG GCCCAGCTTCAGGATGCCACCTTGGCCAGCGCAGCCGTGATGGGGATGGCGGGGGAGATGCTGTCCACCCCCTTTGGGGCTCTCACAGCAGGCTTTCTGGCCAGCCAGCTCTCCCTGCTCAGCTCCAGGTTCCTCTCG CCCATCCTGCGATCCAGGCTGAAAACCGAGGACACGTGTGGAGTGCACAACGTCCATGGACTGCCGGGGATCCTGGGCACCTTCCTGGGGATACTGCTGACAGCGTTGGCCACCGCGGATGTATATGGCGACAG GCTGCAGCTCGTCTTCCCGCTGGTGGCCGACGGCAGCCGCACGAACGCTGAGCAGGCGCAGTGGCAGCTATGCGGGCTGCTCGTcaccctgctgctggctgcctccGGGGGGCGCCTCACGG GACTCCTCCTGCGAACGAAGGTGCTGAGGTCTCCCCCCGAGGGGAACGAGTCGGAGAGCAAAGTGCTGCGGGAG atggATGAGGATGGATGTGACCGCGGGGGGAGCAGCGAGGAGCGAGGCAACATCGCCTGA
- the HAPLN2 gene encoding LOW QUALITY PROTEIN: hyaluronan and proteoglycan link protein 2 (The sequence of the model RefSeq protein was modified relative to this genomic sequence to represent the inferred CDS: deleted 2 bases in 1 codon), with amino-acid sequence MVAANVPAASPSLSCCVALTPLLPPGFLQSPALKMHRVLLASLWLLAASPTSSIFQKPTGSPATPRLQYLLEPLHTAVHTQRGATATLPCVLRALPRNYRVKWSKVEPANYGENVIIITNGLYHKNYGPLSPRVRLRHSHRYDASLTITDVTLEDEGRYRCQLVNGLEDESVSLTLHLEGVVFPYQPINGRYRFNYHEAKRACEQQDARLATYQQLYKAWMEGLDWCNAGWVLDGTVHYPIINSREPCGGRLLLPGIRSYGAKDKQRDRFDAFCFTSALQGEVYFIRGHLNFKEAGQACRNHGATIAKVGQLYSAWKFLGLDRCDGGWLADGSVRYPITTPRQRCGGLPEPGVRSFGFPSKELRTYGTYCFVGT; translated from the exons ATGGTTGCTGCCAATGTCCCTGCTGCA TCTCCCAGTCTGTCCTGCTGCGTGGCCCTGACCCCTTTGCTCCCCCCAGGCTTTCTCCAGTCCCCGGCTCTAAAGATGCACCGGGTTCTGCTTGCATCCCTCTGGCTCCTGGCAGCATCCCCCACCTCCAGCATCTTCCAGAAGCCAACAGGGAGCCCTG CCACCCCACGCCTGCAGTACCTGCTGGAGCCCCTGCACACCGCGGTGCACACACAGCGAGGTGCCACGGCCACGCTGCCCTGCGTGCTGCGCGCCCTGCCCCGCAACTACCGGGTGAAGTGGAGCAAAGTGGAGCCAGCCAACTATGGGGAAAACGTTATCATCATCACCAACGGGCTGTACCACAAAAACTACGGGCCGCTGAGCCCCCGCGTGCGCCTGCGGCACAGCCACCGCTATGATGCCTCGCTCACCATCACCGATGTGACCTTGGAGGATGAGGGACGCTACCGCTGCCAGCTGGTCAACGGGCTGGAGGATGAGAGCGTCTCGCTCACGCTGCACCTGGAGG GTGTTGTCTTCCCCTACCAGCCCATTAATGGGCGTTACAGATTCAACTACCACGAAGCCAAGCGTGCATGCGAGCAGCAGGATGCCCGGCTTGCCACCTACCAGCAGCTCTACAAAG CTTGGATGGAGGGCCTGGACTGGTGCAACGCAGGCTGGGTGCTGGATGGCACCGTGCATTACCCCATCATCAACTCACGGGAACCATGTGGCGGCCGCCTCCTGCTGCCAGGCATCCGCAGCTATGGGGCCAAGGACAAGCAGAGGGACCGCTTTGATGCCTTCTGCTTCACCTCTGCACTGCAAG GTGAGGTCTATTTCATCCGAGGCCACCTGAACTTCAAGGAAGCCGGGCAAGCGTGCCGCAACCACGGTGCTACCATTGCTAAAGTGGGGCAGCTCTACTCCGCGTGGAAGTTTTTGGGGCTGGATCGCTGTGACGGGGGGTGGCTGGCAGATGGAAGCGTGCGATACCCCATCACCACCCCCAGGCAGCGCTGCGGGGGTCTGCCGGAGCCTGGCGTCCGCAGCTTTGGCTTCCCCAGCAAGGAGCTGCGGACCTACGGCACCTACTGCTTCGTGGGGACGTAG